The Pararhizobium sp. IMCC21322 sequence ACCAATTTTTGTGGCGGTGGAGCAGGGCCTGTTTGAAAAGCATGGTCTTGATGCAGAGATTGTGATGTTCCAGACAGGTGTCGAGATGATCAACGGTCTGCTGGCAGGCTCCCATGATGTGAACACGATGGGATCAATTCCATTCCTGTCCGGGGCATCAAACGGCTTTCCGCTTGTTTTGATCGGTCACCTTCATGGCGACGCCCTCAAGGATCACTATGTTGACAATAACGGTATCGCATCGTCAGCCGGTATCAATTCAATTGAGGATCTGAAGGGAAAACGCATCGGTTTGCCCCGCGGCACTGGCGCGGAAGGCTATGTGCTGGGCCTGCTTGCCCAACACGGAATGACAGGTGATGATGTCGAGATGATCAACGTTAAGCCACCGGAGCTTCCGACAGCTCTTCTGAACGGCGATGTAGATGCGGTTTCCGTGTGGGAGCCATGGCTCTCAACAAGTGTTGTCAACGTTGATGGCGCCAAACAGCTCATCGTCGGCCAATGTCAATCCTGCTATGATCCCGGCACAATTCTGACGTCCAAATCCGTTGTTGAGGGAAAGGCGGAACAGCTTCGCCGCTTCATGCTCGCATTCGCAGAAGCGTCTCAATGGGTTCGCCAGAATCTCGATGAGGCTGCGGAAGTGAACCTGCGTTGGATCAATCTCAAGGATGCCAGCGTCATGAAAGCTGCCATACGCAACGGTCTGAGTGACCCGCGCATGTCCCGCTACACCGTGGATATGTACCGGGAAAAAACCATTCCTGGTCTGAAGGCTGCCGGCAAGCTGCGTGATGAAATCAATCTGGATGAGGTTGTTGATGC is a genomic window containing:
- a CDS encoding ABC transporter substrate-binding protein, translated to MNTILKLMRFAMVALLLGGGAATAQDTLKLKIAAAGGTLHAPIFVAVEQGLFEKHGLDAEIVMFQTGVEMINGLLAGSHDVNTMGSIPFLSGASNGFPLVLIGHLHGDALKDHYVDNNGIASSAGINSIEDLKGKRIGLPRGTGAEGYVLGLLAQHGMTGDDVEMINVKPPELPTALLNGDVDAVSVWEPWLSTSVVNVDGAKQLIVGQCQSCYDPGTILTSKSVVEGKAEQLRRFMLAFAEASQWVRQNLDEAAEVNLRWINLKDASVMKAAIRNGLSDPRMSRYTVDMYREKTIPGLKAAGKLRDEINLDEVVDAQFINYAMETAPQFFDDLKPIPDDLKN